One stretch of Paenibacillus sp. FSL R5-0341 DNA includes these proteins:
- a CDS encoding RNA polymerase sigma factor, with translation MAFVKSVDCRINRPHDDGKKDKYNIESGGNDGKNQLNPNIHAVLPDLMGSLYAYCLSLTKSVPETEDLVQETCLKVLSSSVVGTYGMNKDINWEAYLIRIARNSWIDILRQRERLAYKLDSLKPLLHEMEEERRFEELESAVQLLVDKLPPWQRVIYVLRELMGYKAAETAEMLDTTEGAVKAALSRARSAIAEVRHRLEQSDAELQYEVGAVENNREELRSYLLAFRNGDTARIIDLCLNRTDDPMAVAGTILQQALPSPSMQPMMYGYSTSGMNSMSYGGGDTVNMVA, from the coding sequence ATGGCCTTTGTGAAGTCCGTGGATTGCAGAATCAACAGACCACATGATGATGGTAAAAAAGATAAATACAATATTGAATCCGGTGGCAACGACGGAAAAAATCAATTAAACCCAAATATCCATGCCGTATTACCCGACCTGATGGGTTCGTTGTATGCGTACTGTTTATCGCTGACGAAATCAGTTCCAGAGACGGAGGATCTGGTCCAGGAGACTTGTCTCAAAGTATTGTCGTCGAGTGTCGTTGGAACTTACGGGATGAATAAAGATATAAACTGGGAAGCTTATCTGATCCGTATTGCACGCAACAGCTGGATTGATATCTTACGTCAGCGTGAGAGATTAGCATATAAACTGGATAGCTTGAAGCCGCTTCTGCACGAGATGGAGGAGGAAAGACGATTCGAGGAGTTGGAATCTGCTGTTCAACTTCTTGTAGATAAGCTACCACCGTGGCAGCGAGTGATATATGTATTACGTGAATTAATGGGTTATAAGGCGGCAGAGACTGCGGAAATGCTGGATACGACAGAAGGCGCTGTGAAAGCGGCGTTAAGTCGTGCCCGCTCTGCCATAGCTGAAGTGAGGCACAGGTTGGAACAATCGGACGCTGAATTGCAGTATGAAGTAGGCGCAGTGGAAAACAATCGGGAGGAACTGCGCAGCTATCTGCTGGCATTTCGTAATGGAGATACAGCTCGAATCATTGATCTGTGCCTGAATCGGACTGATGATCCGATGGCTGTGGCGGGTACTATTTTGCAGCAGGCTTTGCCGTCTCCATCCATGCAGCCAATGATGTACGGGTACTCTACTTCTGGTATGAACTCGATGTCGTATGGAGGTGGGGACACGGTCAACATGGTTGCCTAA
- a CDS encoding PLP-dependent aminotransferase family protein, which produces MGKTMMMTDNSLKLYEQVIHYLVVRIEAGEWAEHEKLPSVRSLSELLGVHRLTVFKAYQELKERGNVYVKDKSGYYVSPATPFSVTDQADDPAVSAWLHWDSLARVQSLEAEYQFSKSLIDPSLLPNRYWGELMRDLLDQYPRLLGTYSTIQGDLELRSALASHLTKKERFYLSADEVLITSGAQQAIDVISRSLVRPGDRVLMDRPTYGPAMEIFRKQGARLIFTDIHPDGYDLEQIEHLMKTEKPRLFYTTPTFHNPTGVNVPVEQRKQLPELAEQYGCFLLEDDSTYDIYFKEKPPAPIFTYDTTGHTLYIRSYSKYVAPGLRIAAIICRQRFMPGLQAVKSLTDNGTALLNQKLFLRYFQSERMHQHLSKLRTAIQLRMEVMEQCLLETDWTWTRPEGGLNFWVELPEGVDTGRLLHRCMEQSVAFVPGTVFDSSDDSANRKLRLSFSYAHEQQIREGMSRLITLAKEM; this is translated from the coding sequence GTGGGCAAAACCATGATGATGACAGATAACAGCCTGAAACTATATGAGCAAGTCATCCATTATCTCGTTGTGCGTATAGAAGCGGGAGAGTGGGCTGAACATGAGAAACTGCCATCTGTACGAAGCCTGTCCGAGCTACTCGGCGTACATCGCTTGACCGTTTTCAAAGCGTATCAGGAGTTAAAAGAACGTGGGAATGTTTATGTGAAGGACAAGTCTGGCTATTATGTCAGTCCAGCTACCCCTTTCTCTGTAACAGATCAGGCGGATGATCCCGCTGTGTCTGCCTGGCTGCATTGGGATTCACTAGCACGGGTACAGTCCCTTGAAGCAGAATACCAGTTTTCCAAATCGTTAATCGATCCCTCTCTGCTGCCCAACCGTTATTGGGGTGAACTGATGCGTGATCTGCTGGATCAATATCCCCGTTTGCTCGGGACGTATTCCACAATTCAGGGAGATCTGGAATTGCGAAGTGCGCTGGCAAGCCATTTAACGAAAAAAGAACGCTTCTATCTCTCGGCAGACGAAGTGCTCATTACCTCGGGTGCCCAGCAGGCCATCGATGTAATCTCTCGCAGTCTGGTCAGACCCGGTGATCGTGTTCTGATGGATAGGCCCACGTATGGCCCTGCAATGGAAATTTTCCGCAAACAGGGTGCCCGTCTGATCTTTACGGATATTCACCCCGATGGGTATGATCTGGAGCAGATTGAGCATCTGATGAAAACGGAGAAACCACGCTTATTCTATACGACACCAACCTTTCATAATCCGACCGGCGTTAATGTTCCAGTTGAGCAGCGCAAGCAGTTACCGGAACTTGCAGAACAGTATGGTTGTTTTCTACTCGAAGACGACAGCACCTATGATATCTATTTTAAGGAGAAACCTCCTGCACCCATTTTCACCTACGACACCACCGGTCACACCCTGTACATTCGAAGTTACAGCAAGTATGTTGCACCCGGGCTGCGAATTGCAGCCATCATATGCCGTCAACGATTCATGCCAGGACTACAGGCTGTAAAATCACTGACAGATAACGGAACAGCCCTTCTGAACCAGAAGCTTTTTCTCCGTTATTTTCAGTCAGAACGCATGCATCAGCATCTGTCCAAGCTGCGGACCGCCATCCAGCTACGTATGGAAGTGATGGAACAATGTCTTTTAGAAACGGACTGGACGTGGACCCGCCCTGAGGGTGGACTCAACTTTTGGGTTGAGCTTCCTGAGGGTGTGGATACAGGAAGACTGCTTCACCGATGCATGGAGCAATCCGTTGCGTTTGTCCCCGGAACCGTATTCGATTCTTCGGACGATTCAGCTAACCGCAAGCTGCGTTTGTCCTTCTCTTATGCACATGAGCAGCAGATTCGGGAAGGCATGAGCAGGCTCATTACACTGGCCAAAGAAATGTAG
- a CDS encoding MBL fold metallo-hydrolase: MNQLTFLGTGDAMGVPRVYCDCDVCTEARLTGENRRKRSAVLIDSGDGASEGFMIDCGPDWRSQMEDQGLRMVHTLLITHAHFDHIGGLPEWADACRWLGVKGRLYAPREVIATIQGQFPWLGRHMDFLETDDDIELGGWNVHSWKVCHGHNGYSYAYRLDRGGYSLAYCSDAIDLKATEKKPLHGLDMLVLGTSFVHELAEFSTRSVYDMLEAQELLRELQPGHTYFTHMSHDVDVRQNYKLDPGITIALAGMKVPLGTL, translated from the coding sequence TTGAATCAGCTAACATTTCTGGGCACTGGCGATGCGATGGGCGTTCCACGTGTGTATTGCGATTGCGACGTATGTACAGAGGCGAGGCTTACGGGAGAAAATAGACGGAAACGCTCTGCTGTTCTGATTGACAGTGGTGATGGTGCTAGCGAAGGATTCATGATTGACTGCGGGCCGGACTGGAGATCACAGATGGAGGATCAGGGATTGCGTATGGTGCATACGCTGCTCATCACGCATGCCCATTTTGACCATATTGGAGGATTACCGGAATGGGCAGATGCATGCCGCTGGCTGGGTGTGAAGGGACGTTTATATGCACCGCGTGAAGTGATTGCCACCATTCAGGGACAGTTTCCCTGGTTGGGGCGTCATATGGACTTTCTGGAAACGGATGATGATATTGAACTAGGCGGCTGGAACGTGCATTCCTGGAAAGTGTGCCATGGGCATAACGGGTATTCTTACGCGTATCGGCTGGATCGAGGCGGGTATAGCTTGGCGTACTGTTCAGATGCTATTGACCTGAAGGCCACTGAGAAAAAGCCATTGCATGGACTGGATATGCTGGTGCTCGGAACGAGCTTTGTGCATGAGCTTGCAGAATTCTCGACACGTTCCGTGTACGATATGCTTGAGGCGCAGGAGTTGCTGCGGGAGCTGCAACCGGGTCATACCTATTTTACACATATGTCCCATGATGTCGATGTACGGCAGAATTATAAGCTGGATCCAGGCATTACGATTGCTCTTGCCGGGATGAAGGTGCCGCTTGGAACCTTATAG
- the clpP gene encoding ATP-dependent Clp endopeptidase proteolytic subunit ClpP, which produces MNVVPYVVEQTARGERSYDIYSRLLKDRIIMVSGEIEDQMANAIVAQLLFLTAEDPEKDIQMYINSPGGSVTAGFSIYDTMQFVKPDISTICTGMAASFGTILLVGGTKGKRMALPNSEIMIHQPHGGTRGQASDMLIHANRIIQHRQRLNKLLADHTGQSIERIEKDSDRDYFLTAAEAVEYGLVDKVISST; this is translated from the coding sequence ATGAATGTAGTACCCTATGTGGTGGAACAGACAGCTCGCGGAGAACGGAGCTATGATATTTACTCCCGTTTGCTCAAAGATCGGATTATTATGGTGTCCGGAGAGATTGAGGATCAGATGGCAAATGCCATTGTGGCTCAGTTATTGTTTTTGACTGCAGAAGACCCGGAGAAGGACATCCAAATGTACATCAACAGCCCTGGTGGGTCGGTGACTGCGGGGTTCTCGATCTATGACACGATGCAATTCGTGAAGCCGGATATCTCCACGATCTGTACAGGTATGGCTGCGAGCTTTGGCACGATCTTATTGGTGGGAGGAACAAAAGGCAAGCGTATGGCGCTGCCCAACAGTGAAATCATGATCCACCAGCCACATGGCGGTACGCGAGGGCAGGCATCCGATATGTTGATTCATGCTAACCGCATCATTCAACACCGTCAACGCCTTAACAAGCTGTTAGCCGATCATACAGGGCAGTCGATTGAGCGGATTGAGAAGGACTCGGATCGAGATTATTTCCTGACCGCTGCTGAAGCAGTCGAATATGGATTGGTGGATAAGGTCATATCCAGCACATAA
- the cysA gene encoding sulfate ABC transporter ATP-binding protein, with translation MHVEVRDLNKHFGDFHAVKDVSFDIAKGHLIGLLGPSGGGKTSILRMLAGLENPGSGEIRFHGKVVNHLPPQERGIGFVFQNYALFKHMTVFENIAFGLKVKKTPKAQIRDRVMELVELTGLKGFEQRYPHQLSGGQRQRVAFARALAPEPQLLLLDEPFAAIDAKIRQELRSWLRELIERVGITSIFVTHDQDEAIEVADEIMIISQGRLEQKGTPWDIYKNPQTPFVATFIGESTVVEDASQLKGFEHAVEGEHTKALIRPEYIEIGLKNEFTMLSATEKGTVKHLHFRGSEWMVEVEVQGHKLITYRSLEKTTLEIGQQIRVLVHRAYLFNDSNSWVVENRLKEDPMPVMI, from the coding sequence ATGCATGTAGAAGTCCGTGATCTGAACAAACATTTCGGTGATTTTCATGCGGTAAAAGATGTCTCATTCGATATTGCCAAAGGCCATCTGATCGGTCTGCTTGGACCCAGCGGAGGCGGGAAGACGTCCATTCTGCGGATGCTGGCGGGTCTGGAGAATCCGGGTTCCGGAGAGATTCGCTTTCACGGAAAAGTCGTGAACCATCTGCCTCCACAGGAGCGGGGCATCGGATTTGTATTCCAGAACTATGCCTTGTTCAAACATATGACGGTATTTGAGAATATTGCTTTTGGACTTAAGGTCAAGAAGACACCGAAAGCCCAGATTCGTGATCGGGTTATGGAACTTGTTGAACTGACCGGGTTAAAGGGTTTTGAACAGCGTTATCCACATCAGTTGTCTGGTGGGCAGCGTCAGCGTGTGGCTTTTGCCAGAGCACTCGCCCCGGAGCCGCAGCTGTTATTGCTGGATGAACCGTTCGCGGCTATTGATGCGAAGATCCGTCAGGAACTGCGTTCATGGTTACGGGAGCTAATCGAGCGAGTGGGAATCACTTCGATCTTTGTAACGCATGACCAGGATGAAGCAATTGAAGTCGCGGACGAGATTATGATTATCAGCCAAGGTCGTCTGGAACAGAAGGGCACACCTTGGGATATCTACAAAAACCCCCAGACACCGTTTGTCGCTACATTTATCGGGGAGTCTACGGTTGTGGAGGATGCTTCCCAACTGAAAGGATTCGAACATGCCGTTGAGGGTGAACATACCAAAGCGCTTATTCGACCGGAGTATATTGAGATCGGCTTGAAAAACGAGTTCACCATGTTGTCTGCGACGGAAAAAGGTACAGTCAAACATCTTCATTTCCGCGGTAGTGAATGGATGGTAGAGGTAGAAGTACAGGGTCATAAGTTAATCACATACCGTTCCCTGGAGAAAACAACACTGGAGATCGGTCAACAGATAAGAGTCCTTGTGCATCGTGCATACTTGTTCAATGATTCCAACAGTTGGGTGGTTGAGAACCGACTGAAGGAAGATCCGATGCCGGTGATGATTTAG
- a CDS encoding sulfate ABC transporter permease subunit — MRRLLIGLTFAVFIVLLIIPLGRIFIGAFEDGAGGFLKGLMRPEALHALMMTGLVVLVVTLLNTLFGIMMALYLVRAGWLSERIKGLLNSIVDLPYAVSPVIGGLMIVLMLGPNSIMGAFFEGIGFNVVYAFPGMVIATLFVTFPLMVREVMPVLQELGSQQEEAASTLGAYGWRTFWSVTWPSIRWAVVYGLVLTVARSLGEFGAVLVVSGNIMNKTQTATTLVYQDVENFKVAAANGVALVLVTFSVGLLLMMEWAKKRKEVH, encoded by the coding sequence ATGAGACGACTCTTAATCGGACTGACGTTTGCGGTATTTATTGTACTGTTGATCATCCCGCTTGGCCGTATTTTTATTGGCGCATTTGAAGATGGGGCAGGTGGATTCCTGAAAGGGCTGATGCGCCCTGAGGCGTTACACGCTTTGATGATGACCGGACTGGTTGTCCTGGTGGTCACCCTGTTAAATACATTGTTTGGCATCATGATGGCTCTGTATCTGGTTCGTGCCGGATGGCTGAGTGAACGGATAAAAGGGCTGCTGAACAGCATTGTAGACCTGCCTTATGCCGTATCTCCTGTCATTGGCGGCTTGATGATTGTGTTGATGTTGGGACCTAACAGCATTATGGGTGCTTTTTTTGAAGGGATTGGATTCAATGTGGTCTATGCCTTCCCAGGTATGGTGATCGCAACGTTATTTGTTACCTTTCCACTGATGGTCAGAGAGGTTATGCCTGTCCTGCAGGAACTCGGTTCTCAGCAAGAGGAAGCTGCATCTACACTTGGCGCCTACGGCTGGAGAACGTTCTGGAGTGTAACATGGCCTTCGATCCGCTGGGCGGTAGTGTATGGTCTAGTCTTGACGGTTGCACGCTCGCTTGGGGAATTCGGTGCAGTGCTGGTTGTATCCGGTAATATTATGAACAAAACGCAGACCGCAACAACCCTGGTGTATCAGGATGTTGAGAATTTTAAAGTAGCTGCCGCAAATGGTGTGGCATTGGTGCTGGTCACCTTCTCCGTCGGGCTGCTGCTCATGATGGAATGGGCCAAGAAGCGAAAGGAAGTGCATTGA
- a CDS encoding sulfate ABC transporter substrate-binding protein: MQTRKKKSILLYVTLMLLLVCMTAGCSKQEESSEQNESSGNDSSNTLVIGAYSVAKDAVGELLPKFQEEWKAKTGQTINFQESYEASGTQARAIVGGFEADVALLAMESDIDKLVKADLVSSDWKQTPNEGMITRSIVVLGTRAGNPLGIRDFQDLTKPGVKVLYPNPKTSGGAQWDINAIYGAGLKLSEEQEGKKDPAAAKAFLEQVHRNVESLDKSGRSSMAAFEYGVGDVIVTYENELLARIAKGVDYDIVVPKNTILIENPAVVVNKYADKHGNRELAEAFVAYLRTPEAQHIFAKHGFRSVDPDVFAQTESTFPTPEGLFDITYLGGWDEVRSTLYSKRGVWYQVLAGI; the protein is encoded by the coding sequence ATGCAGACGAGGAAGAAGAAATCCATACTCTTATATGTTACCCTCATGCTTCTGCTCGTCTGCATGACCGCTGGATGCAGCAAGCAGGAGGAGTCAAGCGAACAGAACGAGTCCTCAGGTAACGATTCATCCAACACGCTGGTAATCGGTGCTTATAGTGTAGCGAAAGACGCTGTAGGTGAGTTGCTACCCAAGTTCCAGGAGGAGTGGAAAGCGAAGACTGGACAGACGATTAACTTCCAGGAATCCTATGAAGCTTCGGGAACACAGGCAAGAGCCATTGTAGGTGGATTCGAGGCTGACGTGGCCTTGCTCGCGATGGAGAGTGATATCGACAAGCTGGTCAAAGCCGACTTGGTTAGCTCCGATTGGAAACAGACCCCGAATGAGGGTATGATCACCCGTTCGATTGTTGTTCTAGGAACAAGAGCAGGCAACCCGCTGGGAATTCGTGATTTTCAGGATTTAACGAAGCCGGGAGTGAAGGTACTGTACCCCAATCCAAAGACATCCGGGGGCGCGCAATGGGATATTAATGCCATTTACGGTGCTGGACTGAAACTGTCGGAGGAGCAAGAGGGGAAGAAAGATCCTGCCGCAGCCAAGGCTTTTCTCGAACAGGTACATCGCAACGTCGAATCATTGGACAAGAGTGGTCGCTCTTCGATGGCGGCATTCGAGTATGGTGTTGGTGATGTGATCGTCACGTATGAAAATGAATTACTTGCCCGGATTGCCAAAGGTGTAGATTATGACATCGTCGTTCCGAAAAATACAATCCTGATTGAGAACCCGGCAGTCGTGGTGAATAAATATGCTGACAAACACGGGAATCGTGAACTGGCGGAAGCCTTTGTCGCCTATCTGCGTACACCGGAAGCACAGCACATTTTTGCCAAGCATGGTTTTCGTTCAGTAGATCCGGATGTATTTGCTCAGACGGAGTCCACATTTCCAACGCCTGAAGGATTATTTGATATCACCTATCTGGGTGGATGGGACGAGGTACGCAGTACGTTGTACTCCAAACGCGGGGTGTGGTATCAGGTGCTCGCGGGAATATGA
- the cysT gene encoding sulfate ABC transporter permease subunit CysT has product MNTVLRHKGWTWGFRSTVLLYFIVLIVLPIIGVYVNSFSEGWSNFVQSIMDPIAWKAVLLTIRLAVIATLINVVLGTMIAWVLTRYRFVGRSFLNSLVDLPFALPTAVGGLMIMLLLGPVSAIGKLAESMGFEIVFHQPAIVIAMTFVTFPFVIRAVQPLLEEIDPSEEEASYTMGASKARTFMQVILPSMAPGMISGGMLAFSRGLAEFGAVVLVAGNIPGRTLTASVFIYGEIESDNPTGAAAVSVLLLTLSFLILWLINLVQMRGRRR; this is encoded by the coding sequence ATGAATACCGTTCTTCGTCATAAGGGATGGACTTGGGGATTTCGCAGTACCGTATTGTTATATTTTATCGTACTTATTGTACTTCCAATCATCGGTGTGTACGTCAATTCCTTCTCCGAAGGATGGAGCAACTTTGTTCAGAGCATTATGGACCCCATCGCGTGGAAAGCCGTACTGCTGACCATTCGACTGGCTGTGATTGCCACGCTGATTAATGTAGTTCTGGGCACGATGATTGCCTGGGTGTTGACAAGGTATCGCTTTGTGGGCCGATCGTTTCTTAACAGTCTGGTTGATCTCCCGTTTGCACTGCCAACAGCGGTGGGCGGCTTGATGATTATGCTGCTTTTGGGTCCGGTCAGTGCCATCGGGAAACTGGCTGAATCCATGGGATTTGAGATTGTGTTTCATCAGCCCGCCATTGTTATCGCGATGACCTTTGTCACGTTTCCGTTTGTTATCCGCGCAGTGCAGCCTTTGCTGGAAGAAATCGATCCTTCCGAGGAAGAGGCCTCGTACACGATGGGGGCATCCAAGGCTCGCACGTTCATGCAGGTTATTCTGCCGTCCATGGCACCTGGCATGATCAGTGGAGGGATGCTCGCTTTCTCCAGAGGACTGGCTGAATTCGGGGCTGTTGTGCTGGTGGCTGGTAACATTCCAGGAAGAACACTGACCGCTTCCGTATTTATCTACGGGGAGATTGAAAGTGATAATCCAACGGGGGCCGCTGCTGTATCCGTGTTGCTCCTGACGCTCTCCTTCCTGATCCTCTGGCTGATCAATCTGGTGCAGATGCGGGGGAGAAGACGATGA